A genomic window from Astatotilapia calliptera chromosome 12, fAstCal1.2, whole genome shotgun sequence includes:
- the hapln1a gene encoding hyaluronan and proteoglycan link protein 1a, whose protein sequence is MMRLLCITIVCLILAGSAYSEETILTVKVSAELGGNITLPCRILSSDTVSFGNNGHRIKWTKVEDDEALNEDVLVKMGPHIRAYESFEGRVFLQNLDSEDASLIMTEVSMDDKGKYHCDIDNGIEDSLQEVILEVHAGLMTGVVFPYYPPLGRYNLNFNNAVQACEDQEAVIASHEQLLAAWKGGLDWCNAGWLSDGTVQYPITKPRHPCGGSNNEPGLRTYGRQEKIRQFDVFCYTTALKGHFYWLVQPERLTFDEAVEACRDDGAEIAKVGHMFAAWKLEGYDRCDAGWLADGSVRYPISRPRKNCSPTEEAVRFVGFPDKTVKSYGVYCYKPDQ, encoded by the exons atgatGAGGCTGCTGTGCATCACTATAGTCTGCTTGATCCTGGCTGGCAGTGCGTACAGTGAAGAGACGATCTTAACAG tcaaggtttctgctgaACTAGGTGGCAACATCACCCTGCCTTGCAGGATCTTGTCCTCAGACACGGTGTCCTTTGGCAACAACGGACACCGGATAAAATGGACAAAGGTGGAAGATGATGAAGCTCTGAACGAGGATGTGCTGGTTAAAATGGGACCACACATAAGGGCCTATGAGAGCTTTGAGGGCCGTGTCTTCTTGCAGAACCTCGACAGTGAAGATGCCTCTTTAATAATGACTGAAGTCTCCATGGACGACAAGGGAAAATATCACTGTGACATCGACAACGGGATTGAAGATTCACTGCAAGAGGTTATCTTGGAGGTGCATGCTGGTCTGATGACTG GTGTCGTGTTCCCATACTACCCTCCTTTGGGCCGATACAACCTGAACTTCAACAATGCCGTGCAAGCCTGTGAGGACCAGGAAGCTGTGATTGCCTCACATGAACAGCTGCTTGCTGCGTGGAAAGGCGGTTTGGATTGGTGCAACGCTGGATGGTTAAGTGACGGCACAGTGCAGTATCCTATCACCAAACCCAGACATCCTTGTGGTGGCTCCAACAATGAGCCTGGCCTCAGAACCTATGGACGCCAAGAGAAGATTAGGCAATTTGATGTGTTCTGCTATACTACTGCACTCAAAG GTCATTTCTATTGGCTGGTCCAGCCTGAAAGGCTGACCTTCGATGAGGCTGTGGAGGCATGCAGAGATGACGGTGCAGAGATTGCCAAGGTGGGCCACATGTTTGCTGCGTGGAAGCTTGAAGGCTATGATCGCTGTGATGCCGGCTGGCTGGCTGATGGAAGTGTCCGGTACCCCATCTCCAGGCCGCGGAAGAACTGCAGCCCCACAGAAGAAGCAGTGCGCTTTGTTGGGTTTCCCGACAAGACAGTGAAGTCTTATGGCGTGTATTGCTACAAGCCTGATCAGTGA